A region of Mesorhizobium sp. AR02 DNA encodes the following proteins:
- a CDS encoding GntR family transcriptional regulator produces the protein MKPTKAAPSKSAASAGGTTALSTADVLRSEQAYEQLKSDIVACVLSPGEALTEKQIEARYGIKKATIRSALARLMQEGLVRSEPRRGYVITTLTLRDVNEIFDVRSLIEPEVFRVATSGITERGLDEIRLAARKVLKPETLRSPVAFLAADRAFRLAIAELSGNLRLAQLLSQILDQSERTLHLGFKSRDFMPLIIEQQKQLLQACEKSDVPGIVKLARSQCLALKHQLVGALLGGAKLRDVNLQDLV, from the coding sequence ATGAAGCCGACAAAAGCCGCACCATCGAAATCGGCAGCGTCCGCAGGTGGGACAACGGCGCTGTCGACGGCGGATGTGCTGCGCAGCGAACAGGCCTACGAACAGCTGAAGAGCGACATCGTCGCCTGCGTCCTGTCGCCCGGTGAAGCGTTGACCGAAAAGCAGATCGAGGCGCGCTACGGCATCAAGAAGGCGACGATCCGCTCGGCGCTGGCCCGCCTCATGCAGGAAGGCCTGGTCCGGAGCGAGCCGCGCCGTGGCTATGTCATCACGACGCTGACCTTGCGCGACGTCAACGAGATCTTCGATGTGCGAAGCCTGATCGAACCCGAAGTGTTCCGGGTTGCCACTTCGGGGATCACCGAGCGTGGACTGGACGAGATCAGGCTGGCGGCCAGAAAGGTGCTGAAGCCCGAGACGCTGCGCAGCCCGGTTGCGTTCCTCGCGGCCGATCGTGCCTTTCGCCTGGCGATTGCCGAGCTCTCCGGCAATTTGCGGCTGGCACAGCTGCTGAGCCAGATCCTCGACCAGTCGGAGCGGACGCTCCACCTCGGCTTCAAGTCGCGCGATTTCATGCCGCTGATCATCGAACAGCAGAAGCAATTGCTGCAGGCCTGCGAGAAGAGCGACGTCCCCGGCATCGTGAAACTTGCCCGCTCGCAGTGCCTTGCCCTCAAGCACCAGCTGGTCGGAGCCCTGCTTGGCGGCGCCAAGCTGCGCGACGTGAACCTTCAGGACCTCGTCTGA
- a CDS encoding alpha/beta hydrolase, with product MPTNVSGLRDERYGEGPDELLDVFFPTDIPDKALPAIVWVHGGGFVAGNKADISGYMKILAGRGYVTVAVGYSVAPGARYPTPVLQANKALAFLSRNAGRYRIDPNRFFLAGDSAGSQIVAQLAATVSDPAYAATVGVKPAIERARLKGVALFCGVYDATMIAPEGPFAGFIRTVMWSYLGTKQLKDDPRVAEFSVNRHLTPRFPPAFVSVGNADPLAPQSTLIAAAIRAQGVEVDTLFFADDYSPALPHEYQFDLDRKAGKEAFGRLGAFLDRLANQPALQ from the coding sequence GTGCCAACCAATGTGAGCGGGCTGCGCGACGAGCGCTACGGCGAGGGCCCGGACGAGCTTCTCGATGTTTTCTTTCCGACCGACATCCCGGACAAGGCCTTGCCGGCAATCGTCTGGGTGCATGGCGGCGGCTTTGTCGCCGGAAACAAGGCCGACATTTCGGGCTACATGAAAATCCTGGCCGGGCGTGGCTATGTCACCGTCGCGGTCGGTTATTCGGTTGCCCCGGGAGCCCGCTATCCGACCCCGGTCCTTCAAGCCAACAAGGCGCTTGCCTTCCTGTCCCGCAATGCCGGTCGCTACCGTATCGACCCCAACAGGTTTTTTCTTGCCGGCGACTCCGCTGGCTCGCAGATCGTCGCCCAACTTGCTGCGACAGTTAGCGATCCAGCCTATGCCGCCACGGTTGGCGTCAAGCCGGCCATCGAACGCGCGCGGCTGAAGGGCGTCGCACTGTTCTGCGGCGTCTACGATGCCACGATGATTGCGCCCGAGGGGCCGTTCGCGGGCTTCATCAGGACCGTCATGTGGTCATATCTCGGGACGAAGCAGTTGAAGGATGATCCGCGCGTCGCCGAATTCTCCGTCAATCGGCACCTGACGCCGCGATTTCCGCCGGCATTCGTGTCGGTCGGCAATGCCGATCCGCTGGCGCCGCAATCCACCTTGATCGCAGCAGCGATCAGGGCGCAGGGCGTCGAGGTAGACACGCTGTTCTTTGCGGACGATTACAGCCCGGCCTTGCCGCATGAATATCAGTTCGATCTCGACCGGAAGGCCGGAAAGGAAGCGTTCGGAAGGCTTGGGGCATTTCTGGATCGATTGGCGAACCAGCCAGCCTTGCAATGA
- the pyrF gene encoding orotidine-5'-phosphate decarboxylase, whose amino-acid sequence MQTQSMQAKSMQERLIVGLDVPTVREAEQAVRELDGVVSFYKIGYQLAFAGGLDFARELASGGTKIFLDMKLLDIDHTVAKGVENIVKMGMTMLTIHAYPKAMRAAVEAARGSELCLLAVSVLTSMDEQDMIDVGYEYDPHTLVLRRSEQALHAGMGGIVCSAAEAEAVRRIVGPDMAVVTPGIRPAGSDHGDQKRVVTPAQAIRNGASHLVVARPIIAAANRREAAEAILDEMRSA is encoded by the coding sequence ATGCAGACCCAATCCATGCAGGCCAAATCCATGCAGGAAAGATTGATCGTCGGCCTCGACGTGCCGACCGTGCGGGAAGCCGAGCAGGCGGTGCGCGAACTCGACGGCGTCGTCTCCTTCTACAAGATCGGCTATCAGCTGGCCTTCGCCGGCGGGCTCGACTTCGCCAGGGAACTGGCCAGCGGCGGGACAAAAATCTTCCTCGACATGAAGCTGCTCGACATAGACCACACGGTGGCCAAGGGCGTCGAGAACATCGTCAAGATGGGCATGACCATGCTGACCATCCACGCCTACCCCAAAGCGATGCGGGCGGCGGTGGAAGCGGCGCGGGGCAGCGAGCTTTGCCTGCTCGCCGTCAGCGTGCTGACTTCGATGGACGAGCAGGACATGATCGATGTCGGCTATGAATATGACCCGCACACGCTGGTGCTCAGGCGCTCGGAACAGGCGCTGCATGCCGGCATGGGCGGCATCGTCTGCTCGGCGGCGGAGGCCGAAGCGGTGCGGCGCATCGTCGGACCCGACATGGCGGTGGTGACGCCCGGCATCCGGCCGGCGGGCAGCGACCATGGCGACCAGAAGCGCGTGGTGACGCCGGCGCAAGCGATCCGCAACGGCGCCAGCCATCTTGTGGTGGCCCGGCCGATCATCGCGGCGGCCAACCGACGCGAGGCGGCCGAAGCCATTCTGGACGAAATGCGCTCGGCCTGA
- a CDS encoding low temperature requirement protein A has protein sequence MNTTPVNPETLHHHLRRMAGRDPHEGHRVATPLELLFDLTFVTAFSFASSQLAHALAEGHYTAALLGFAFASFAICWAWINFSWFSSAYDTDDWVFRLVTMVQMIGVLVLAIGLPRMFASIEHGEHLDNSVMVLGYVIMRVAMIFQWLRAARQDPARRRACLTYAIAIAIAQIGWVVQIVVDFPVGTSIILAVILGLIELAGPVVAERSDGGTPWHAHHMAERYSLFAIIALGEGVVGTLASLSAVVEEQGWTVDAALVCIAGTGLTFGMWWVYYMLPSAPILHVHRNRAFVWGYGQMLIVTAIVATGAGLHVAAYFIEHKAHIGPLATLLATAIPVSVFLAAIYALYTYLVRRFDPFHIWLLVATVAVVAVAILAASAGVDMAVCLVILMLAPAVTVVGYETLGHRHQAEVLAGDEP, from the coding sequence ATGAACACAACGCCCGTCAATCCTGAAACCCTCCATCATCACCTCAGGCGCATGGCCGGGCGCGATCCGCATGAGGGGCATCGTGTCGCCACCCCGCTCGAGCTGCTGTTCGACCTGACTTTCGTGACGGCGTTCAGCTTCGCCTCCTCGCAGCTCGCCCATGCACTGGCCGAAGGCCATTACACGGCTGCCTTGCTCGGCTTCGCCTTCGCCAGCTTCGCCATCTGCTGGGCCTGGATCAATTTTTCCTGGTTCTCCTCGGCCTATGACACCGACGATTGGGTTTTCCGCCTCGTCACCATGGTGCAGATGATCGGCGTACTGGTGCTGGCGATCGGCCTGCCGCGCATGTTCGCCTCCATCGAGCATGGCGAGCACCTCGACAATTCGGTGATGGTGCTGGGCTATGTGATCATGCGGGTGGCGATGATCTTCCAGTGGCTGCGCGCCGCGAGACAGGATCCCGCCCGGCGCCGCGCCTGCCTGACTTATGCCATAGCCATAGCCATCGCCCAGATCGGCTGGGTGGTGCAGATCGTCGTCGATTTCCCGGTCGGCACCAGCATCATACTGGCCGTCATCCTCGGCCTCATCGAGCTGGCGGGGCCGGTGGTTGCCGAACGCAGCGATGGCGGCACGCCCTGGCATGCGCACCATATGGCCGAGCGCTACAGCCTGTTCGCCATCATCGCGCTGGGTGAAGGGGTTGTCGGTACGCTCGCGAGCCTCTCCGCCGTGGTCGAGGAGCAGGGCTGGACCGTGGATGCGGCCCTGGTCTGCATCGCCGGCACCGGGCTCACCTTCGGCATGTGGTGGGTCTACTACATGCTGCCCTCCGCGCCGATCCTGCATGTCCACCGCAACCGCGCCTTCGTCTGGGGCTATGGCCAGATGCTGATTGTCACCGCCATCGTCGCGACCGGCGCCGGGCTGCATGTCGCGGCCTATTTCATCGAGCACAAGGCGCATATCGGCCCGCTTGCGACACTGCTTGCCACGGCAATTCCCGTCAGCGTGTTCCTGGCGGCAATCTATGCGCTCTATACCTATCTCGTCCGGCGCTTCGACCCGTTCCACATCTGGCTGCTGGTCGCAACAGTGGCGGTCGTGGCGGTTGCCATCCTCGCCGCGTCCGCCGGCGTCGACATGGCGGTCTGCCTCGTCATCCTGATGCTGGCGCCGGCCGTCACCGTCGTCGGCTACGAAACGCTCGGACACCGGCATCAGGCCGAAGTGCTTGCCGGCGATGAGCCCTAG
- the pmtA gene encoding phospholipid N-methyltransferase PmtA — protein sequence MTRGPGLRKALAEKFDDELKFFRGWIDKPKTVGSIVPTSSITARKMASIVNPRSGLPVLEVGPGTGVITRAILAQGVRPENLYAVEYNTDFVRHLRQLYPGVNVIEGDAFNLNATLGERSGMIFDSVVSGVPLLNFPVAQRIAYIESLLDRIPAGRPIVQLTYGPMSPIPAGRGDYTVKHFDFIFRNIPPTQLWIYRRGKGD from the coding sequence ATGACACGTGGTCCCGGACTGCGGAAGGCGCTTGCCGAAAAATTCGACGACGAGCTCAAGTTCTTCAGGGGCTGGATCGACAAGCCGAAGACGGTCGGCTCGATCGTTCCGACCAGCTCGATCACCGCGCGCAAGATGGCCTCGATCGTCAATCCCAGGTCCGGCCTGCCGGTGCTCGAGGTTGGTCCGGGCACAGGCGTCATCACCCGCGCCATCCTCGCCCAAGGCGTGCGGCCCGAAAACCTCTATGCCGTCGAATACAACACGGATTTCGTGCGCCACCTGCGCCAGCTCTATCCCGGCGTCAACGTCATCGAGGGCGATGCCTTCAACCTCAACGCCACGCTTGGCGAGAGGAGCGGGATGATCTTCGATTCCGTCGTTTCCGGCGTGCCGCTGCTCAATTTCCCCGTCGCCCAGCGGATCGCCTATATAGAGAGCCTGCTCGACCGCATCCCGGCCGGGCGGCCGATTGTGCAGCTGACCTACGGTCCGATGTCGCCGATCCCGGCCGGCCGCGGCGACTATACGGTCAAACATTTCGATTTCATCTTCCGCAACATCCCGCCGACGCAGCTGTGGATCTACCGGCGCGGCAAGGGTGACTGA
- a CDS encoding autotransporter, which produces MPLSADSPLYPAIEDIVNAAAGVDPFERVKAVLSDYTNRFHALGGLVHEEDEDELLLHASPKLTIYHITLSPGVQYPPHNHLMDALIGIYWGGETNFIYPLAGDQVDEPERQDFSAPALVHMSSNTIHSVANTGNARSGALHVYLGDLPGTDRQLWSLADHRPEPFDNIRYMAGARPIQQSRG; this is translated from the coding sequence ATGCCTCTATCCGCCGACTCCCCTCTCTACCCCGCGATCGAGGATATCGTCAACGCGGCGGCAGGCGTTGATCCCTTCGAGCGGGTCAAGGCCGTCTTGAGCGACTATACCAACCGCTTCCATGCGCTCGGCGGACTTGTGCATGAGGAGGATGAGGACGAGTTGCTGCTGCATGCCAGCCCGAAGCTGACGATCTACCACATCACGCTTTCGCCCGGGGTGCAGTATCCGCCGCATAACCATCTGATGGACGCCCTGATCGGCATCTATTGGGGTGGCGAGACCAACTTCATCTACCCGCTCGCCGGCGATCAGGTCGATGAGCCGGAGCGGCAGGATTTTTCGGCGCCCGCGCTGGTGCACATGTCTTCCAACACCATTCACTCGGTCGCCAATACCGGCAACGCCCGCTCCGGCGCCCTGCATGTCTATCTCGGCGATCTGCCAGGCACCGATCGCCAACTGTGGAGCCTCGCCGACCACCGGCCGGAGCCGTTCGACAACATCAGGTACATGGCCGGCGCGCGGCCGATCCAGCAATCGCGGGGATAG
- a CDS encoding D-alanine:D-lactate ligase-like protein, with protein sequence MSRHKPKLILVYEPEKACFDRLIADGYAPQRATEISSYLAQSTDLALEFGALAAACEARGLAFAPVALDDAAEALDGADAQNTLVWTLSDGIAYFRGGAAPALARLKGLRTIGADDSLFALCQDKFRSGAVLGALGLPVPQAGLARDGKWLVEPPASAAGWFAKPNRLGAKIGIWPDSRSSDLGHALELSRRVFAAYRDDVVVQPYVAGRNVRASFLGLTPQTGVEALGIAFVDSGADFQTMADSLALYGETGEAAKAAGLYAEPELVAVADLQPFADARIRAIAERLISGLGLRDVFSVDLRVEADDTVHLIEFEVCPGLPCFDFRAYCRSQWGLSLADAMAETAANRLTSQRHHG encoded by the coding sequence ATGTCGCGCCACAAGCCAAAACTGATCCTTGTCTATGAGCCGGAGAAGGCTTGCTTCGACCGCCTGATCGCCGACGGCTACGCGCCACAGCGCGCCACCGAAATCTCGTCCTATCTGGCGCAGTCGACCGATCTGGCTCTCGAATTCGGAGCCCTTGCCGCCGCCTGCGAGGCGCGCGGTCTCGCCTTTGCGCCGGTGGCGCTCGACGATGCCGCCGAGGCGCTTGACGGTGCGGATGCGCAGAACACGCTGGTCTGGACGTTGTCCGACGGCATCGCCTATTTCCGCGGCGGTGCCGCACCCGCGCTGGCCCGGCTGAAGGGATTGAGGACGATCGGCGCCGATGATTCGCTGTTCGCGCTCTGCCAGGACAAATTCCGCTCCGGCGCGGTGCTTGGCGCGCTCGGCCTGCCGGTGCCGCAGGCCGGCCTTGCCCGGGACGGCAAATGGCTGGTCGAGCCGCCGGCCTCTGCCGCCGGCTGGTTCGCCAAGCCCAACCGGCTTGGCGCCAAGATCGGCATCTGGCCGGATTCGCGCAGCAGCGACCTCGGCCACGCGCTGGAGCTTAGCCGGCGTGTGTTCGCCGCCTATCGCGACGACGTCGTCGTCCAACCCTATGTCGCCGGACGCAACGTCCGCGCCAGCTTTCTCGGGTTGACGCCGCAAACCGGTGTCGAGGCGCTCGGCATCGCCTTTGTCGATTCAGGCGCCGATTTCCAGACCATGGCCGACAGCCTGGCGCTCTACGGCGAAACCGGTGAGGCGGCGAAGGCGGCAGGACTTTATGCCGAACCGGAGCTCGTTGCCGTCGCCGACCTCCAGCCCTTCGCCGACGCCAGGATCAGGGCGATCGCCGAACGGCTGATCAGCGGGCTCGGCCTGCGCGACGTGTTTTCCGTCGACCTGCGTGTCGAGGCCGACGACACGGTCCACCTGATCGAGTTCGAGGTCTGTCCCGGCCTGCCCTGCTTCGATTTCCGCGCCTATTGTCGGTCGCAATGGGGCCTGAGCCTCGCCGATGCCATGGCCGAGACGGCTGCGAACCGGCTAACCAGCCAGCGCCATCACGGCTAG
- a CDS encoding NADPH-dependent FMN reductase: MSIVPKILVFAGSVRSGAYSGRTADVAQKELAVQGAEVTRISLADYPLPILDEDLEKEKGVPDNAQKLARLIIVHDGLLIATPEYNGSIPPLLKNTIDWVSRVRRDGGRSVRPFAGKVAGLCSSSNGHFGGIRCINHLRAVLVRCQMEVVTPECSVPDGGDAFDEGGNFRDERLYRSMEHLCRTLIETSRMLSTRIEA; the protein is encoded by the coding sequence ATGTCGATCGTCCCGAAAATCCTCGTCTTCGCCGGTTCGGTGCGCAGCGGCGCCTATAGCGGCAGGACCGCCGATGTGGCGCAGAAGGAACTTGCGGTGCAAGGCGCCGAGGTGACCCGCATTTCGCTCGCCGATTATCCCCTGCCGATCCTCGACGAGGATTTGGAGAAGGAGAAGGGTGTCCCCGACAACGCCCAGAAGCTTGCACGGCTGATCATCGTCCATGACGGGCTGCTGATCGCCACGCCGGAATATAACGGCTCGATCCCGCCGCTGCTCAAGAACACGATCGACTGGGTGAGCCGGGTGCGCCGCGACGGCGGCCGATCGGTCAGGCCATTTGCCGGCAAGGTCGCCGGACTGTGCTCGTCCTCCAACGGCCATTTTGGCGGCATCCGCTGCATCAACCATCTGCGCGCCGTGCTGGTGCGCTGCCAGATGGAGGTGGTGACGCCGGAATGCTCGGTGCCGGACGGCGGCGACGCCTTCGACGAAGGCGGCAATTTCCGTGATGAAAGACTGTACAGATCGATGGAGCACCTATGCCGCACGCTGATCGAAACCTCGCGCATGCTGTCGACCCGGATCGAGGCGTGA
- a CDS encoding DUF1330 domain-containing protein, which translates to MPKGYWIARVDVRDAEGYKDYVAAAKPAFERFGAKFLARGGEHEKAEGPGRARNVIIEFESLAAAHDCYHSPEYQRAVAIRQKVADGEIVLVEGA; encoded by the coding sequence ATGCCCAAGGGATACTGGATCGCTCGCGTCGATGTGCGCGATGCCGAAGGCTACAAGGACTATGTCGCCGCCGCCAAACCCGCCTTCGAGCGCTTCGGCGCGAAATTCCTGGCGCGCGGCGGCGAGCATGAAAAGGCCGAAGGACCCGGCCGCGCCCGCAACGTCATCATCGAATTCGAGTCGCTCGCCGCGGCGCATGACTGCTACCACTCGCCGGAATATCAGCGCGCGGTCGCCATCCGCCAGAAGGTCGCCGACGGTGAGATCGTGCTGGTCGAAGGCGCCTGA